The Osmia bicornis bicornis unplaced genomic scaffold, iOsmBic2.1, whole genome shotgun sequence genome has a segment encoding these proteins:
- the LOC114881416 gene encoding uncharacterized protein LOC114881416 encodes MLLATAHAQVITSSTIYNARLLVDSASELSFVSEDLVEQLGLQRTQSSISITGIGGKKSTQPRGMVSLHLQSLYNTSSISIQAHVLRTLTTILPSSEAPQQDWPHLNRLKLADPEFYKPRSIDVIIGADNYGRIIKSNVVKSSPSMPVVQLSIFGWLVTGSASTRQARVYSSFNASISQGSDAALRELLTKFWIQEELPTENTSQLTPEEQECEDHFRATHSRDSTGRYVVRIPLKSNTKVLGTSYSTARSCLRRTLNKLSRNPEYREQYQRFMKEYEDLGHMKKASSISPNDTSIYYLPHHGVFKRDSETTKLRVVFNGSSPTTTGLSVNDIMHIGANLLLNITDVLLWIRHHKCIFATDITKMYRQVRVHEDDWNLQRILWIDEESNEVPYSLTTVTYGTNAAPFLAVRALLQLAEDEGQRYPLAVPSIKHARYVDDIFGGADHLDLLIEIASQLNDLCNAGDFPLAKWHSNEATLLKAIVLCEQSQSTSISLDDCNTKILGLRWNTVNDSFTFTSKSHHNLNLTKRLVLSEVAQIFDPLGFSSPVIIRAKVLLQELWLLNLKWDDPLPSHVTTRWIAIRKDLTSLARLSIPKWFNTYNNSTVELHGFSDASQLATAAVIYITVFSPSIDLKVTSLVCSKTKVAPLKKLTIPRLELTAALMLAKLMNYVQANFKLEIATTHQWTDSQVTLTWIKSHASRWKDYVRNRVTQIQELTQTATWMHVPGTSNPADCASSRVQQV; translated from the coding sequence ATGCTGTTAGCAACAGCACATGCACAAGTCATCACTTCATCTACTATTTACAACGCAAGACTGCTCGTCGACTCCGCATCGGAGCTCAGCTTCGTTTCTGAAGATCTCGTCGAACAGCTGGGACTTCAACGCACTCAATCTTCAATCTCCATCACTGGCATTGGTGGTAAGAAATCAACACAACCTCGAGGTATGGTATCATTACATTTACAATCTCTTTACAATACCTCATCAATCTCAATACAAGCTCATGTGTTGCGAACTCTAACCACAATTTTGCCGTCTTCTGAGGCACCCCAGCAAGACTGGCCACATCTCAATCGTCTCAAGTTGGCAGATCCTGAGTTTTACAAGCCAAGATCCATCGACGTCATCATCGGTGCCGACAATTATGGACGAATTATAAAATCAAATGTAGTTAAAAGTTCGCCATCAATGCCAGTCGTTCAGCTCTCAATATTCGGATGGCTCGTTACTGGATCAGCAAGCACACGTCAAGCTCGTGTTTATTCATCATTCAATGCATCGATCTCGCAAGGCAGCGACGCTGCTTTGAGAGAATTGCTGACGAAATTCTGGATTCAAGAGGAGCTTCCAACGGAAAACACATCCCAACTCACACCGGAAGAACAAGAGTGTGAAGATCActttcgtgcaacgcacagcCGTGATTCTACTGGGCGATATGTGGTGCGTATTCCTCTCAAATCAAATACTAAAGTCTTGGGCACTTCTTACAGCACTGCTCGTTCCTGTTTGCGACGCACGCTTAACAAGCTCAGCAGGAATCCTGAGTACCGTGAACAATACCAACGGTTCATGAAAGAATACGAGGACCTCGGTCACATGAAGAAGGCTTCTTCAATCTCGCCCAACGACACGTCAATCTACTATCTCCCTCATCACGGAGTTTTCAAGCGTGACAGCGAAACAACGAAGCTGCGGGTGGTCTTCAATGGCTCAAGTCCAACAACAACTGGACTTTCTGTCAACGACATCATGCACATTGGCGCAAATCTCTTGCTCAACATCACTGACGTTTTGCTGTGGATTCGGCATCATAAATGCATCTTCGCGACGGACATCACCAAGATGTACCGTCAAGTACGAGTACACGAAGACGATTGGAATCTCCAAAGGATACTCTGGATTGATGAGGAATCAAATGAAGTTCCATACTCTCTCACAACGGTTACCTACGGTACCAATGCTGCACCATTCCTTGCTGTCAGAGCCCTGTTGCAACTTGCAGAGGACGAGGGTCAACGTTACCCACTGGCAGTACCATCAATCAAACACGCCAGGTACGTCGACGACATATTTGGTGGTGCAGACCATCTCGACTTGTTAATTGAAATTGCTTCTCAACTAAATGACTTGTGCAACGCGGGCGATTTTCCTTTGGCAAAGTGGCACTCAAACGAAGCCACTTTGCTCAAGGCAATTGTGCTCTGTGAACAATCACAGAGCACTTCAATCTCACTAGACGACTGCAATACCAAAATTCTCGGATTGCGATGGAATACTGTCAACGATAGCTTCACATTTACTTCAAAATCGCACCACAATCTCAATCTCACAAAACGCCTTGTACTATCTGAAGTAGCACAGATATTTGATCCGCTTGGCTTTTCGTCTCCAGTCATTATTCGAGCGAAGGTACTCCTGCAAGAATTATGGCTTCTCAATCTCAAATGGGATGATCCACTGCCATCCCATGTTACCACACGATGGATTGCGATCAGAAAAGATCTTACAAGTCTGGCCAGACTCTCAATACCAAAGTGGTTCAACACCTACAACAATTCTACAGTGGAATTACACGGCTTCTCTGACGCATCACAACTTGCCACGGCAGCAGTAATTTACATTACTGTTTTTTCACCGTCCATAGATCTCAAAGTGACGTCACTGGTGTGCTCCAAAACAAAGGTCGCACCTCTCAAGAAGCTTACAATTCCCCGACTCGAACTCACAGCAGCGCTGATGCTggcaaaattaatgaattacgTTCAAGCAAATTTCAAGCTCGAAATTGCTACAACACACCAGTGGACGGATTCTCAAGTGACACTTACATGGATCAAATCTCACGCATCACGGTGGAAGGACTACGTCAGGAATCGTGTAacacaaattcaagaattaACGCAAACTGCAACTTGGATGCATGTTCCTGGCACATCAAACCCTGCTGATTGCGCTTCTAGTAGAGTTCAGCAAGTGTAA